The following are encoded together in the Pempheris klunzingeri isolate RE-2024b chromosome 24, fPemKlu1.hap1, whole genome shotgun sequence genome:
- the ccdc28a gene encoding coiled-coil domain-containing protein 28A: MEERKLKRKSPRNSTSTAAPTGGSGRKPSASSGGRHVGYSHNMGTHSSQKSKSRRGARDKSRYHLGLGGKANQTQGQAAPIIQHSFLTDVSDVQEMENGLLSLLNDFHSGKLQAFGNECSIGQMEHVREMQEKLARLHFDLYGEVDEMPEDQRKVACDTNMDKLLLNLEELSSSIQKLNLADSQEIPRTASM; encoded by the exons ATGGAGGAGCGAAAGCTAAAGAGAAAGAGTCCCAGGAACTCCACCAGCACAGCGGCTCCGACCGGCGGCTCTGGCCGGAAACCAAGCGCTTCCTCCGGGGGAAGGCACGTAGGCTACAGTCATAACATGGGGACTCACTCCAGCCAAAAGAGCAAGAGCAGGAG GGGAGCTAGAGATAAATCCAGGTACCATCTGGGTTTGGGTGGTAAAGCTAATCAGACCCAGGGCCAGGCAGCGCCCATCATCCAGCACTCCTTCCTGACTGATGTGTCAGACGTGCAGGAGATGGAGAATGGCCTGCTCAGTCTCCTCAACGACTTCCACTCAGGGAAACTACAAGCGTTTG GTAACGAGTGCTCCATTGGCCAGATGGAGCATGTGAGAGAGATGCAGGAGAAGCTGGCCCGTTTGCACTTTGACCTCTACGGTGAGGTGGATGAAATGCCCGAGGATCAGAGGAAAGTGGCGTGTGACACCAACATGGACAAACTGCTTCTTAAT ctggaggagctgagtTCTTCTAT TCAGAAACTGAATCTCGCCGACTCCCAAGAGATCCCGAGGACTGCCAGCATGTGA